In Acidobacteriota bacterium, one genomic interval encodes:
- a CDS encoding methionine adenosyltransferase domain-containing protein yields MSEVVLPGHPDKFCDQVADAIVAACYQADARAYCQVEMSTWSDQVFLTGGIVTRKPLKHSLADIVRATGRRIGYVAPNAIDADRYQVHDTVCQRREDPRTWTDHVNDQCIAVGWAGYDARVGWLPPEHYLAHHLGAALAQSCRNGRLQGQGPDGKLLVRLRESTDWWQLEQILVTLQQLPDIALLELTARIVDDLRDAYARLRSKDRRWAAPFDDIELLINPNGVLLNGGSDGDNGQTGRKLVVDYYGPRVAIGGGALSGKDLSHIDRAGAYAARHAALHAVQTGAGTCRIAVAYAPNRDVPLDVVYEMDQRGEQAPPAWFAHSAVRERYCGGAFVAGLGTGGHFVDPALAWNSRMTVGALS; encoded by the coding sequence ATGAGTGAAGTCGTTCTCCCGGGACATCCCGACAAGTTCTGCGACCAGGTGGCCGACGCCATCGTGGCCGCGTGCTACCAGGCCGACGCCCGCGCCTATTGCCAGGTGGAGATGAGCACGTGGTCGGACCAGGTGTTCCTGACCGGCGGCATCGTGACGCGGAAGCCGCTGAAGCACTCGCTGGCCGACATCGTGCGCGCCACCGGCCGGCGCATCGGCTACGTCGCGCCCAACGCCATCGACGCCGATCGCTACCAGGTGCACGACACCGTGTGCCAGCGCCGGGAGGATCCGCGGACGTGGACCGATCACGTCAACGACCAGTGCATTGCCGTCGGGTGGGCTGGATACGACGCCAGGGTCGGGTGGCTACCGCCCGAGCATTACCTGGCGCACCACCTCGGCGCCGCGCTGGCGCAGAGCTGCCGGAACGGGCGTTTGCAGGGCCAGGGACCGGACGGCAAGCTGCTGGTCCGCCTGCGCGAGAGCACGGACTGGTGGCAGCTCGAGCAGATTCTCGTCACCCTGCAGCAACTGCCCGACATCGCGCTGCTCGAGCTCACCGCCCGCATCGTGGACGATCTGCGCGACGCCTACGCGCGGCTCCGCTCGAAGGATCGCCGGTGGGCGGCACCGTTCGACGACATCGAGCTGCTGATCAATCCCAACGGCGTGCTGCTGAATGGCGGCAGCGACGGCGACAACGGTCAGACCGGGCGCAAGCTCGTGGTGGACTACTACGGCCCGCGCGTGGCCATTGGCGGCGGGGCGCTGTCGGGGAAAGACCTGAGCCACATCGATCGCGCCGGCGCCTATGCGGCCAGGCATGCGGCGCTCCATGCCGTGCAGACCGGGGCCGGCACGTGCCGGATCGCGGTCGCGTATGCGCCCAACCGTGACGTGCCGCTCGACGTGGTGTACGAGATGGACCAGCGCGGCGAGCAAGCGCCGCCCGCGTGGTTTGCCCACTCGGCGGTGCGAGAGCGGTATTGCGGCGGCGCGTTCGTGGCCGGCCTCGGGACAGGTGGGCACTTCGTGGATCCCGCGCTGGCGTGGAACTCAAGAATGACAGTCGGGGCGCTTTCTTGA